ACACGGCTGTACCGTTAATAACACTAACAGTCAACGATACCTGGTTTCTACCGGTCGCTCTGTAAGGTTATGCCGGCTGCAGTATTTCATTCATTGCTGTGGCATTATAGcttaaatgttttatgtaagTGTCCGTCAGCAGCAAAAGTTGCACGCAGAGTTTGGAAGTAATAATATGCTACTTTTCTACTGTATAAATGACATAACTAAGCTGTTAGCGATAAGGAGTTAGTTTTGCCCTACCATCACGCTGCTGTTGTAACTGAAACACTGTTGAGCTCGTCCGGAAACGTCTCCATGGTAACCCCAACCACCTTTGTATTATTCAAATTGTGTTAACTGTCATTGTTTTAATTACAGCATATGTTATAAGTTGTTTTAATATGAATTATTGTATTGTTACTATGTAAACTTCGTGGACCACAAAAGGAATGCTCCtgagatgaaaaaaaagctaatgGGAAAACGTGTTACCATCTAGAACCTGTTGTGGGTGGTGCACTGCCCAAGGCGCGTGCTCTTGAAACAGGTGGACCAGAGAGCGAGCAAAGCCCAACGTTATATATTTCGGTTTTATTCCTGTTCtcaaaagagaacaaaacacAGTGCTGGGTTAGTGGGTTGTCCTAGCGTTAATAGTTAACGTTACCTGGAAGTATCACCATCTAGCAATATTCTGCCCGATTCTGCCCTCTGCTGGAcactcagcctctctctcaGAATAATGGGACTTCAAATGGGACTACCGGTAATGGGGTGATGGATGAGATAAGAGCTCAACCATCtggccaaaaaaaactaaaaaatgataATTGAATAACGCTACATTATGAAATCAcacaacattttacatttggaaATATAAACTATAAAATGTCCccgaaaggaaaaaaaaaattcagttggAATTattcatgcatgtgtgtaggACAATTACTTTTATTACAGCTTTTACAACATTTGCATTTAATTATGTAACTAAAGATACTATGGTCAGAGTGTGTCGGCTCTCGATATTATCTCTTCAAGCTAACTATTTAAAATTGATCTTTGTATAACCTGCAGTTATGTACTTTTGATAGGATGTTAGCTAGATTAGTCATGAGGACTAGGCGTGGTTTCCGACTTGCTAGCTTATTGTGAGGTGGCTGTTGTTGGGCAGAAGAAGCGCCGCTGCATGCTCTCGAGTCCGTCTGGCTAACTTattagttttaattattttagatATGGTAAGTTCCCGCGACAATTGTACGTGCACAACAGTACAATGATGGAATTCTAACCATACAATCGCTGTATTTCATTGTATGCATTGTTGACTTAATTAACCagcatgctagctagctaactaactgcTGTGCTAACGTCAGTGTTAGCTAACAGATAATTAGCGACCTTCGCCTTGAGAACCGAAAAAGGCGCACTAGCAGCtggtagctaacattagctgggGCTAGCTAAGTACAGTTAAGCAGCATGCTAGCAACAACTAGCATTAACGATAACTTAGTCCATCACCGTGGATTTTTTTGTCAGTGCTATCCATGTAGGACAGATCAAGGTTGCTTGTTGAAGTAAATTTAACTTGGACCAGTTAACATTTAGCACAACAATGCAAactaagttagctagctaactagtaCGATCATATTGTTGTCATTACCGGGAATGTTTCGTCCTATAACTTAACATTAACCCACATAATagtaataaagaaaaacacttcTAAAAACAATTCCATGTTGTGGCATTTGTTGCTGATGTAACTgctgaaaataaaatttaatttggcTTAAACTAACCTTAGCTTTGATGTCCGACCCAACTTCAATAGTTAGTCTTCCCTTTTATCAAGTCAACAGTTATCATGTGGAAGCAGCGCtaaaaagctaaagttaattAAAGTTCTCAACATGCACAAGTCATTCTGTGTCATGATCGTGTAGGTGCATTGTGCAGGACTTAGGCCTTAAGTATTTGGACTGTTGTCCCTGAGAATGTACAAGTGTTTTGGTATTGTCCTATCATACAGCTCAATAATTCAAACGTTGCTTTATTGTAAGGATAACCACAAGCCCCGGAGCAGCAACCAGACTTCCCCTTCCCATAAACTGTCAAATGGCTACATTCTACCTGAGGGCAAACTGACTCCCAACGCCCTTTTTGTTGGTGGAATTGACATGAAGGTAAGACCAGCGGTGCATCTCATAGCTAGAGTCCTCTACTTGTCTCGCGTCATAGTCCCTTTTATGGAACGCCTGATTGGTCACATTACGCCACTTTCTTAGCCCGTTTTGAAAAGTCAGAACGCAGTTTTTACGTCGTCTAATGGCTAACTAAACGTGTGGAATGCTCATTTAACGCCGCTTTTTATGGGGATCAGTACGCTATAATAACTTGTCAGATGAGGCAGTGTTCAATGATAATGATCTCTCCTGTCTTTTCCAAAGCCAATACATTAGGACTATCAAAGTTATCACCCAATCAGTAAAGAACAAGAACAGACCACATGAATTCAACCCAGCACAAGTATGAGCAAAGCTTGATGGATTTGGGAgaagtttttctctttttctacaGTCTGTTTTTCTACTAGTAGGCTACGGCCAGCGGTAAACTGAAATTGTAGGCAGATAAACtgtattgtgttttcattgaaTTGGTTATCATTTGTGAAACGTTTGCTGCAGACACAGTTAACTAACGACCGCTGGTATTGTACTAACTTGCTCTTGGTAAAATAAGCGTACTAACCtccaaaaattaaaaccactaACTTGCATCTCGCAAAATGAATGGGCTAGTTTTGATTGAGATTGCTGTATTGTAGCTACGTATTAAGTAAATAAGGGAGGTGTTATGATACGTGTACTGATCCCTGTAAAAAGTGGCCTTAAATGAGCATTTTACTGCGCTTTTAACGGCATATTGCCATTAGACAATGTAAAAAAGACGTTTTGACCATTCAAGACAGGCTAAGAAAGTGGCATAATGTGGCCATTTTTGCGTTCCATACCCTCCCACTGAGGAGGCACGAGAGACAGGCAACAAGCAAATGggttttagagggatgagacgtcgTTTCCTCTGAAGCATCACGTGAATTCGTCAGCTGTAtcttctcttaatacatccatgatctttatgggcggagttagcaactccttcagctgcacggGAAGCCTGCTCTTGTGTACCCTTGCTTGCCCACAGCTCCTCGTGCACGCTCATCAGCCCAGGGGGGCAGAAATAAcctttgagacggccttcacgGAGGAGGGACAGAACCACAGAGGCTCCATCAAATTAGGGCCATGAGATGCAGCCCACATGTATGCTCCTGCTGCATGCAAAGTTTTAgtctactgtaaaaaaacaacaaaaatgtccatgCCATATCAAGTTTGAGTGTGTCGCTACTTAAACTCGGTAGATTGATGCTGTCAGTTGCTTGTTAAGAGCTGGCAGTACAATCATATCTGCACTGAAATCGTTCACCTTGAACAGATTCAATTATACACCAACTAGGTCTGCTGTATGACAAAGGTTGAGACCCCACTGTTTTGAACAAGtgcactgtttttcttttcttctgcagTACACAATGGAGGGAAGGTGGTAAAGTATAGCAactaaaatacagtttttcacTTTGAAATTCCTCTCAACCATCAGGTGGATGAAAACGAAATGCGGGACTTCTTTGCAAGATATGGTCCAGTAAAGGAAGTAAAAATTATCACGTACCGTGGAGGGATCTGCAAAGGGTGAGTTTTGCCGTTTGGGGACCCTCAGGTGTAGGTGCTACATTTTTCCAATACCGAGTGCCTCGATTTTTGTTGAGTTTGACTTTTTAACAATGGCTAAACTAAGCCTTGTTTTAGCTGTGGGGCTGATAGTAACACCTGGTGGCTTACAAAATGTATAGCTGCCCTTCAAGATGAGCCCAAAGCACTTCAACACCTGATTTTATGTGTGCAATACATAGACTGCAGATATATTGACGGTCTATGGTGTAATACAAGTTCAACAAGCCTGTGTGTTATCATTAAATCTgtaattattttgatcaaaagtGCTGCGTACATCGCCATAGTTCTCGGTTGTTCTATTTAGAATAGTACCATAGTTTAGCAGCAAAACAGTCCAACTGAATGAAGCGCTTTCCGAAGCACCAGTGACATTCGAAACTCTGGATGTCTTTAGTCACGTGGTGGTCCTCGTTTGACACAAGCTCCGACATTGATTGTGCTTCACAGAAGTTTGTGTATTGTACTGCACTTGTGACCTCCAGTGAGACATTTGTGAAGCATGAATACAGAAATTGTTCTGAATCATAATTGATTTCCTTGTTAAAGAGTGTTGGCTGTATTTCTCAGTTAACTTGGGACAGTGTGTGGCTGTAAACTGGGGGAttgttcatttacatttcagtttAATGGATAGTCGGTAGCTAAATTCATAACTTGGTTTGAtaactcattttttttcttccatattTTGAATTAGATATAGAGTAAATGGTTTTTGTTTGTTCCTAGGTATGGGTTTGTGTACTTCAATGAAGAAGTCAACATTCAGTCAATCGTTGAGGTGAGCGGATGTCTCTCTGTGGAACtgtcgtttttattttttttccatctgcaACTGAGAGTAATATTTCTTCTTGTTAACATTTTGCCGTAGCAACAGATCAGTTTTAAGGGCCGGAAACTCAAGCTGGGCCCTGCCATCATGAAAGAAAGGAGCTCTCGTATGTATTCCGATACACTTCACAAGAACTTCGTTGGCTGTTTGATTGGCAATAAAAATACAAGGTCTGGCCTCTAAAACATACGTTTCATTctataatttgtttttcttcatctaGGATCCATGCCATCCCGTCTGTTTGGCCCGGCTCCCTGGATGAACCCCACTCAGTACTTCTACTGTGCCTGCTGCTCACCCATGGGAGGGGCTATGGCACCACCTTCACCCATACTCAATGGAGGCAACCCCTACAATCAGGTAACACACGCACATAGCCAAGCTATCCATCTCCTTTCAGTAGGCAGGCAGATTTAAGAATGGTAAAAAAGAAGTTGCCATGCCAAATAAATCCACTGTGTGGGTTTAGTAATGCTGTTACAGAACACTTTTCTGTTCTTTCAGttacactgtaaaataaaatgaacctTATTTTCATTGAGGAGAAATTGTCTTATCACAACCAAGAATAGAGGTGCACAGCAGAGACTTGTCTACCAATTTAATTTTCAGTTTACTAGAAAAGTCCAGTAAAGCAAATAAAGTTGGCTCTGGCCTGATTGCTAATAATATCCAAGTTGGTGAATTATTCAGACAATACCACCAGAACCATTAGCAGTTGTGGTGCAATCTTTACAAGGACACTAAGATGAGAAACAGTGACTTATTGCTGTAGCCTTTCAGTCTGTTTCAAgatattaaatatgtattttaacaTCTACTTAGCAGTTTGCTATATAAAATGCACATCTCTGCACTGTGGTTTAAAGTGTTTATCTTGGCTCTCTCTGCAGCCGTACTCTTACTCCAACTTTGGAGGGGTTATGATCCCACAGATGCCAATGAACTACGCACAGAACGCCTACGCCTACCAGGTACACACACGTTATCTGACACACTATTTTCTAtactcacaaaaacacacacacttagttaCACTAATTAGTCAACAGCATACCATGCAGGGTCTAATAGGCACTGCACATATGCTCCTGCATATGAGATGAAGGGTTTAGCCTGGCTTGGATCCACTTGTCCCAGACTACCCCACACTCCACATCCCCATCTCCTTCAGAGACAAGCCTGGGTTTGTCTGTTGCCCTGTCTCACCGCTGACCCCTCTCCCCCTACACGCAGTACACTCCACCTCACTGGATGGCGGACCAGAGGACACGGCCTGTCAATCAGGTGATTCTACATTTAGTGAGAATCAATGTGGATGTCTATATGAGTGGTAGTAGTTTCATTGCAACACAAATCGCATTTGAAAACCTTGtgcgacaaaaacattgatggGAGACTTTCAAAATCCACTTGATTAATacatactctttttttttttcttcttcttttttttgcaacaaattGTCCTCAAACTGCAATGCTCATGCAGGCCACTAGATGGTGGTGGCTCGTCATTGTTCACATCCTGAAGAATGGACCGTGCAGCATCTgaacttgattttttttgtacttgacaattttttggggggagccTGTTTTGTGGcagctgtttttgtctttaaagaaTTTCTGTGACATTGTTCTCACAAAGCTGTTTGTTATGTTAATGTCTGTTTCCAGAACTTTGTGGACTGCGGAGTCCAGACTATGATGACTGTGCTGTAGTCCACAGCTACTGAGCCCCTTGCCAGGTAAAACGTTACCTTCAAATTGCTTTCATACAAGTGATACAGTAGGTAGCAATGTGCCAGTGAGGGCCAAGCGTCTGCAAACTTGCACACCTTTTTTTGTAGAAAGAAGAAGTTGATCAGTGCAAATACGTTATGGTGTTGTATTTTCTTGGAATAAGAACCTGAATGCAGTTTGCCCTTCATTGTACATGGTTGCCTATCCCTGTTTAGCTGCTTCATAATTACTTTGCGGAACTTAAGCGTGTGAACAACTGTAGGATTAGTGAGAAAGTCACTGAAGGAAAGAGTGCTTGAGCAAACTAGAGTAGCTTTAAATGTAAAGCGGATAATTAGCCGCTGCAATGACGAGATGGTGAAATTAACTGGGTTGAGCTACCGACACAAGATGCTACCGGCAAACAGAACGCCGTCAACTGGAAATGAGGCAGTCCGTTGACCACTGCACGTCAGCTAAACAGGATGCAGGACAGCCGAGCCGGTGTAGCCAGTTTCATTGATTATAATGGAAGTGTAGTGTTCAGTGTAGCCTGCCCGCCAAACTGGTGATCTTGTGTAACTATGATTGgacaatatgaaaaaaaaagggatcgCACAAGCTTAATTCTTAACCACAGTTACACAAATATGGTTAACGGCATTTATCTGACTGGCTTTTGAAAGGACTAATCCTGATTGGGTGTATAATTGAAGGCGGGAACTGTTCTTAGCTCTTGATGTGtcttgtatttatatatttatttttgtcttctgCTCCCTTGTTCTACAGTGAGTCAAAATGCGGACAGGATGACATCTTGATGTTCCAGAACGGCTGGAAGCAACCCAACGTCTCANNNNNNNNNNTGAAtgccctcctccccccccccctcactttTTGAGACCCATTTTAACACCAGACTGCAGGAGCACTCCACTTTTTCTGTAATTTGATCACAATCACTTTGACCACGACAGGTAGGGACTACTGTTGTGTGGTCAAACCGCTTTTAACCCACATGGATCACAGGGACAGAAGAGCAGAGCACCCCTCACCGTACCAGCTGATATATGGGCTCACATTCCTTAGTCTTGTTTGTATACCTTTGTTAGTAATCccaaagaaaaatggaaaagacTTTTAAGCTCACCTTTTGTGcctatttatattttatgtttaatttatttttggaattattttaaatgtttgtttggttgggttttttttagcCCCTGCAAGGGCTCTCTGTACATATAAAAggtatgtttatatatatatatatattgtaacaATGTCTTGACAGCAATCTGGTTGTTTCAACATTGGAGTAGAATGATACTTCGACTCCAGTTCAGGTCTAATGCCCCTCTGATTAAGAAATTGTATTAACTTGTGTAAGGAACACTTGGTCATTCCATTAATTTCAAGCACTCACATTTATTTTCTGCTCCATTCTATTTAATTGGGTGTCGATTGAGGCAGTAAATGAACAGCAATTTTGTCACATTATAGCACCTCATCAGTACCACTGATTTCTTGTCTCGGTGAaacaccaatttttttttttttttgaagttgaaTTCCACACACTGATCATCTGTGTGTCACATCTCTAAACCGTCCCATCCTGTGACTGGTTTTTCTCAAACGGTTTTACACAAGGACAATCACGGCATCATTTCTTTTCCCCATTACTTGCCAATCAACTTCtatttgaaaaaaggaaaagtggaAAGCAGTTTTTAATCCACACTGAAAATGAAGGACATGATTTAAAGTAAAGTGCTCTCTGTTTCTTTAGGGAAAATAACATTCACTGTACATATTTCACTTTAtactggttgttttttttgtttgtttttctctgggTTTTAATCTAGTCGCAGGTGATTTTGCACAAAGTATTTTACTGTCATTGTATGAGTGAACAATGCTTCTTTTCAGTGCTGTGCCAAAGTCTTAGGCTggtgtgaaaaaatgtatacactaagaatgctttcaacaatataaatgattgtttatcttaacaatttacaaaatgcaaagtgagcaaacaaaagaaaaatctaaatcacatcaatatttggtgttactaccctttgccttcaaaccagcatcagtTCATGCAGATACACTTGCGAAAAGTCGGGCAACGCTAGGGATTGTCGACGCAGCGGTCGGCCAAGGAAActtagtgcagcagatgaaaacacatccagctttttttcccttcaaaatcagaagatgtccagcagtgacatcagctcagaactggaagaaaccagtgggacccaggCACACCCATCGACTGTCCTTCATGGtagagttgcagccaaaaagccatacctccggctatgtttttgtgcatagtTGAGTTGCTTGGCCTTGTTTCTATGTCTGAGGTATGACTTTTGGGCTGCAACTCTCAAACTTCTCCAGACAGTAGAGgggtgtacctgggtcccactggtttctcccagttctgagctgatgtcactaCTGCACATCTTCTGATTTTGAAGGAAaacaagtttgaggtgttttcatctgctgcactaagTTTCCTTGGCCGACCGCTGCGTCTACGATCCCCAACGTTGGCCGACTTTTCGCAAGTGTACCTGtaagaattgatgctggtttgaaggcaaagggtagtaACACCAAACACTGCTGCGATTTAGGTTTTTCTTTTGTccgctcactttgcattttgtaaatgataaaataaacagtcatttatatttttgaaagcattcttagtttaaagcatttttttcacTTCTGCCTATGATTAGGCACAgtactgtgtatttttttttttcagtaagtGCACTTgatttttcgttttttttttcgttAACTATGTACACTAGAAGCAGCTTTGTTTGGTTGGAGATGCACATTTGGTAATTGATGTGTAGATCACGTTTTCTTTCACTTGACCCAGTTCTGCGTAGTTGTATTGTGTTGGGCATTGACCTCAGGGGTCCGGTGTGCAGACGTCTGGTTGTATCGATGGAGCCCGGACACTGCACTGTTATGTTTGGTTCATTTTTAGTGCTCATGTTTAGCAcggtttgagaaaaaaataaaagttgaatcTTAAGGAGCTCCTAGGTTTCTTTGGGTCATTGTTCTACTGTGGTTGTGTATTTTCTGGgatatttatttgaaatctTGGTGATGTTAGAGCATGGAGCTTTCAGACTGCAGTGTGCCCACCTCTGCCACTCCCAGCATCCATAAGCCTGTCAGTGGCTGCCGCTTTCCAGTCAGGGTTGGATTCCCTGTCTTCCCTGGCAACAAGACCATCATTTCTTGGTCACAGagcgttttgtttttgtcacagtCTAGTGATGTGACTGGGCTCCCCAGGGTGCCTTGTCCAGTCCGCGACCACCCATCAGCCCCACCCACCTACACCCCAGTCAGACGTTTCTGAATTATGGATAAGTCTGGATCTTATGAAATATGAATTTTCTAAAGGAGAccttttgaaaaacacaaacaccttAATAACCTTGACGGGAGACCACTTTCCACATGTGACTTAACACTGAACCAAAAACTTAACACTTTCACTATTGGTGCCGTATATGATTGGTGCAAAAAATCTCAGAAGCTTATCTATGGTACTTTAGTATATTCAACCCTCACTTTCCTATGTAATATGCCATCACGGGGTAGTTTTATTAATTTAGGTCCCCATTAGGATTCATACTGTTTCCCAAATTGTTTCAGAGTATCCAACCTTGAGAGCAGCTAGAGAGAAACAACAGGGAGGAGAGATGTTTGGAAAGCGCTCGCTCTCGCTCCTCACACACGCTGGTGACGGAGAGGCAGACTGGGTGCTCGTGAGCCGCCCGTGAGATTCAGCAGCAGTCAGCTTTAGTTTCAAATGGAGGATTCCTGTTTGCTTTCCATTGGATCGCAGCATCTGACCCGATGTGTGCCTCATTCCAGCAGCCGTGACGGGGACGGGCACTAACGACGTTAAAGCGAAGAGGGACGCACGCATCCACGGACTCAAGTGTGAGGAAGCTCTCAGTCCAGCATCCACTTCGCGACGTGATTGGTGAGTGTAAATCTTGcctgttcatttatttatttctagaaAAAGAATTTCCACATTTATTTAGGATTAGTGTTGACCCCTTTATGATTATTGGCAATATGAGTGACCGGAACTAAATTGAATATTTCCAAAAACACATGTGTGTATCTCTTATTGACTCTTATCTTATTGTGAATTTTCTCACTGTGGAATTTGATTTTTCATAGCtttgaaaagaaaactttttaGGAGTTATACGTGTAGCTAAAGGCGGATATGCCCTCCCAAAATAAAGGGCAGGAGTCATTGAGAAGTCTTTGTAaacctttcacaataaaacactTGTGACAGAGAGAAATCGTCTTGGTTTAGACATCCAGCCAGTCGTTTGATTTGTGTGATGTTGTGTGCCATTTGTTATCCGTGGCGGAACGAAAATGAATAAGCCCTCTGCTCACTGTCACAGGTTGAAGTGAACTCAAGATATGCGTGACGGAGTAAATGTGTCGAGCGCAGATGGAGTAGGgggatggagtgtgtgtgtgagagagagagagagagagaaagggagagggagaaagagagagcgcgCGCGTCAGAACAAGAAATATTCGGTGCGTAAGCGACCTGTCATGTATCATTTCCCGTTCTCTAAACTACCGTCGTTAACGGGCAGCACCAGGTACCcacgtgttgtgtgtgtgtgtgtgtgtgtgtgtgtgtgtgtgtgtgtgtgtgtgtgaagttgaGGTTGAACGCACCAAAGAAGGAAAACCAGAAACATGTAATTTCAAGCCAGGCTGCACCCACAAAATGCAAGGGGCATCAATTAGTTCCATGGATATGTATGGTTGCTCACCATATAGCTTAGGAATCTATTTGGAAACACTTGAGAAAGCAGCCATTAGTGGTGAGTAACATCCAGTTTATTATACGGGCCATATTCTAGAAGTCATCAGGTATTCTCACTCTTCAGACTAAAACGTTAAGAGTCTACTTCATGGTTTAGTCCATTGCAGTCCTTTGTtaataagatgttttttttaagagctAAACAGGTTGTGCAAGTAACTGCGTGACAGACCAATACATCAATgtcataatttgttttttttctccccgcCATGCAGCCTCATTAAAACGCTGTTTGAGGTGACTACTTATGTTGCTTGAGGAAATCACACCTCCCTGCAGGCAACTTGACATGCTCTCAGTCTGCTCTGTCTGCATCCCTCATTCTTTCTGTTCTgttgccccctccccccccacccatcgAAGATGTCGAGATCCAACCCAGTGGGAGGGAAGCCCACTCCCCAGGACTCAGTCTGTCACCTCTAATTTTGAAATTCAATGAAACACATCCAATATAATACAAGAATcatgtattaataataatgctACCGTTTTCATTGCCATGCCTACATGTTTTTTTCGGTTCAAATATCACACagctataaaaaataataattcagagTCAAACTGCTGATAGGCTGAACATTCCTTGCATACACTGCGCACTCACAGGCAGTAGGAATTACGGCTTCTGAACGGGCCCATAAAGTCCTATAATAAAGGAGACTGGAAGCTACTGATGTATTCGCTGATGAATTTGT
Above is a window of Etheostoma spectabile isolate EspeVRDwgs_2016 chromosome 14, UIUC_Espe_1.0, whole genome shotgun sequence DNA encoding:
- the dazl gene encoding deleted in azoospermia-like isoform X2 encodes the protein MKPRSSNQTSPSHKLSNGYILPEGKLTPNALFVGGIDMKVDENEMRDFFARYGPVKEVKIITYRGGICKGYGFVYFNEEVNIQSIVEQQISFKGRKLKLGPAIMKERSSRSMPSRLFGPAPWMNPTQYFYCACCSPMGGAMAPPSPILNGGNPYNQPYSYSNFGGVMIPQMPMNYAQNAYAYQYTPPHWMADQRTRPVNQNFVDCGVQTMMTVL
- the dazl gene encoding deleted in azoospermia-like isoform X3; protein product: MDNHKPRSSNQTSPSHKLSNGYILPEGKLTPNALFVGGIDMKVDENEMRDFFARYGPVKEVKIITYRGGICKGYGFVYFNEEVNIQSIVEQQISFKGRKLKLGPAIMKERSSRSMPSRLFGPAPWMNPTQYFYCACCSPMGGAMAPPSPILNGGNPYNQPYSYSNFGGVMIPQMPMNYAQNAYAYQNFVDCGVQTMMTVL
- the dazl gene encoding deleted in azoospermia-like isoform X1, which produces MDNHKPRSSNQTSPSHKLSNGYILPEGKLTPNALFVGGIDMKVDENEMRDFFARYGPVKEVKIITYRGGICKGYGFVYFNEEVNIQSIVEQQISFKGRKLKLGPAIMKERSSRSMPSRLFGPAPWMNPTQYFYCACCSPMGGAMAPPSPILNGGNPYNQPYSYSNFGGVMIPQMPMNYAQNAYAYQYTPPHWMADQRTRPVNQNFVDCGVQTMMTVL